A stretch of the Sulfurimonas sp. HSL3-1 genome encodes the following:
- a CDS encoding NYN domain-containing protein, with the protein MNQQRLAVLIDADNSQPSIIEGLLDEIAQYGIASVKRIYGDWTSTQLKGWKPHLLEHGIQPIQQFGYTTGKNATDSAMIIDAMDLLYTGNFEGFCIVSSDSDFTRLASRIRESGVSVYGFGERKTPKPFLSACDKFIYTENLRRDVIAKESVDVTKEKKLLELLRDAVDDAADDSGWANLGMVGQLVANKLPDFDPRSYGFKKLGELIRATEAFDFKDEDPLTNTRGLFIRNKHKKRRYRA; encoded by the coding sequence GTGAACCAGCAGCGCCTCGCCGTCCTCATCGACGCGGACAACTCCCAGCCCTCCATTATCGAAGGGCTCCTCGACGAGATCGCCCAATACGGCATCGCCAGCGTCAAACGCATCTACGGGGACTGGACTTCAACGCAGCTCAAGGGGTGGAAACCCCACCTGCTCGAGCACGGCATCCAGCCCATCCAGCAGTTCGGCTACACAACGGGCAAGAACGCGACCGACAGCGCCATGATCATCGACGCGATGGACCTGCTCTATACGGGGAATTTCGAAGGCTTCTGCATCGTCTCCAGCGACAGCGACTTCACCCGCCTGGCCAGCCGCATCCGCGAGAGCGGCGTCAGCGTCTACGGCTTCGGCGAACGCAAAACGCCCAAGCCCTTCCTCAGCGCCTGCGACAAGTTCATCTATACCGAGAACCTGCGCAGGGACGTTATCGCAAAAGAGAGCGTCGACGTGACGAAGGAGAAAAAGCTCCTGGAGCTCCTGCGCGACGCCGTCGACGATGCCGCCGACGACTCCGGGTGGGCCAACCTCGGGATGGTTGGGCAGCTCGTCGCCAACAAGCTCCCCGACTTCGACCCCCGAAGCTACGGTTTCAAAAAGCTCGGCGAACTGATCCGCGCCACGGAGGCATTCGACTTCAAAGACGAAGACCCCCTCACCAATACGCGCGGCCTCTTTATCCGCAACAAACATAAAAAAAGGAGATACCGCGCATGA
- the malQ gene encoding 4-alpha-glucanotransferase, producing MTRTRPMMPRAAGLLLHPTSLPGPYGIGTLGSIARRWVDRLGTVGVGYWQILPLGPTGFGHSPYQCYSAFAGNALLIDPDLLVDAGFLGPDERPPRSPEGSAVDFDTVIARHTAMLEKAHARFRPTKAFDAFCADHAAWLDDYALFMALKTYFNERVWNDWPENIRLREPETLAYYASVLKDETGFHRFVQFCFYEQWEALRSYANAKGVRIIGDLPIYVAMNSADVWAHPEYFQLDDALQPTAVAGVPPDYFSATGQRWGNPLFEWERLEQEGYEWWIARLKGSLELFDWVRIDHFRGFESYWSIPADEETAINGEWIAGPGGRLFDAFRSALGRNLPIIAEDLGIITPEVEALRDDYGLPGMKILQFAFGSDAGNPYLPHNHIQNCVVYTGTHDNDTTNGWFYAAPPEEAERAHTMRYLHCPWEAFHESLNRTALASTANLAVLPLQDLLGLGSDARMNTPGTSEGNWHWRVTPQQFEEAPWDGLKSMLALYGRA from the coding sequence ATGACAAGGACCCGCCCGATGATGCCGCGCGCCGCCGGACTCCTGCTCCACCCCACCTCCCTGCCCGGCCCCTACGGCATCGGCACCCTCGGCAGTATCGCCCGCCGCTGGGTCGACCGGCTCGGCACTGTGGGAGTGGGCTACTGGCAGATCCTGCCGCTGGGCCCGACGGGCTTCGGGCATTCTCCCTACCAATGCTACTCCGCCTTCGCCGGCAACGCCCTGCTGATCGACCCCGACCTCCTTGTCGACGCGGGCTTCCTGGGCCCGGACGAACGCCCTCCCCGCTCGCCAGAGGGTTCTGCCGTCGATTTCGATACGGTCATTGCGCGCCATACGGCGATGCTGGAAAAAGCCCACGCCCGCTTCCGCCCGACGAAGGCATTCGACGCCTTCTGTGCCGATCATGCCGCCTGGCTGGACGACTACGCGCTTTTCATGGCGCTGAAAACCTATTTCAACGAACGGGTCTGGAACGACTGGCCGGAGAACATCCGCCTGCGCGAGCCGGAGACCCTGGCCTACTACGCCAGCGTTCTCAAGGACGAAACAGGCTTCCACCGTTTTGTGCAGTTCTGCTTTTATGAACAGTGGGAAGCGCTGCGCTCCTACGCAAACGCGAAAGGGGTCAGGATCATCGGCGACCTGCCCATCTACGTCGCCATGAACAGCGCGGACGTCTGGGCCCACCCCGAGTACTTTCAGCTCGACGACGCCCTGCAGCCCACGGCGGTAGCCGGGGTCCCGCCGGACTACTTCAGCGCCACCGGCCAGCGCTGGGGCAACCCGCTCTTTGAGTGGGAGCGGCTGGAGCAGGAGGGGTATGAGTGGTGGATCGCCCGACTGAAGGGGTCGCTGGAGCTTTTCGACTGGGTCCGCATCGACCATTTCCGCGGGTTCGAATCCTACTGGTCCATCCCTGCCGACGAGGAGACGGCGATCAACGGCGAATGGATCGCCGGACCGGGGGGCAGGCTCTTCGACGCGTTCCGCAGCGCCCTCGGCCGCAACCTGCCCATCATCGCCGAGGACCTCGGCATCATCACCCCCGAAGTGGAAGCGCTGCGCGACGACTACGGACTGCCGGGGATGAAGATCCTGCAGTTCGCCTTCGGCAGCGACGCCGGCAACCCTTACCTGCCCCACAACCACATCCAAAACTGCGTCGTCTACACCGGCACCCACGACAACGACACAACCAACGGCTGGTTCTATGCCGCGCCGCCGGAAGAGGCCGAGCGCGCCCATACCATGCGCTACCTCCACTGCCCCTGGGAGGCGTTTCACGAAAGCCTCAACCGTACCGCGCTCGCCAGTACGGCCAACCTCGCAGTGCTGCCGCTGCAGGATCTGCTGGGGCTGGGCTCGGATGCGCGCATGAACACCCCGGGTACGAGTGAGGGGAACTGGCACTGGCGCGTGACGCCGCAGCAGTTCGAAGAAGCCCCCTGGGATGGGCTGAAAAGCATGCTAGCACTTTACGGAAGGGCCTGA
- a CDS encoding tetratricopeptide repeat protein, with the protein MTLFQIILFAASAFFAWQIFKFVQSLGDGETKLPSHSDAPPPSEPERPAYPGTQEIDTLIDKADSAYGDGNLAEARVYLERAEKQDPDSPEVLNKLGFILFKEGAHEEALQKYNRSLTLDPGDDLTHNAVAGVLRKLGRLDEAQEHYKSAVDIDDAFEETYYNYGRLLIEKGDMEGARMMFEKALELRPGYPEAAEALERLK; encoded by the coding sequence TTGACCCTCTTCCAGATTATCCTCTTCGCCGCTTCCGCCTTTTTCGCCTGGCAGATCTTCAAATTTGTCCAATCTCTCGGTGACGGGGAGACGAAACTCCCCTCCCACAGCGACGCACCGCCCCCGTCCGAACCGGAGCGCCCCGCCTATCCGGGCACCCAGGAGATCGATACCCTCATCGACAAGGCCGACAGCGCCTACGGCGACGGCAATCTCGCCGAAGCGCGGGTCTACCTGGAGCGGGCCGAAAAACAGGATCCGGACAGTCCGGAGGTCCTCAACAAGCTCGGCTTTATCCTCTTTAAAGAGGGGGCCCACGAGGAGGCCCTGCAGAAATACAACCGCTCCCTCACGCTGGACCCGGGCGACGACCTGACCCACAATGCCGTCGCGGGCGTGCTGCGGAAATTGGGGCGGCTGGATGAGGCGCAGGAGCACTACAAAAGCGCCGTCGACATCGATGACGCTTTCGAAGAGACCTACTACAACTACGGACGGCTTCTCATTGAAAAAGGGGACATGGAAGGGGCGCGCATGATGTTTGAAAAAGCGCTGGAACTGCGTCCGGGCTACCCCGAGGCGGCCGAAGCCCTGGAGCGCTTGAAGTGA
- a CDS encoding zinc ribbon domain-containing protein produces the protein MNKHLKQLIDLSKIDKEIDAFDPQIEAANHKYESALVKKEGLESNIEGLENEIKDEQLKHKKNELHLAELSQKLEENRKKSAEIKTEKEMKSLQLEEEIAKEQISFANEEIERLDRIIESKTERVNELKAQMDELDANLGSVKEEVDAKLAEIDGERQQVFARKQELVSQMNQKGLSFYQKIRRWAKNTTAVPVRNQACMGCFMVISDKVYADVIKGEEITTCPHCGRILYLEEEATAEA, from the coding sequence GTGAACAAGCACCTCAAACAACTGATCGACCTTTCCAAGATCGACAAAGAGATCGACGCTTTCGACCCGCAGATCGAGGCAGCCAACCATAAATACGAATCGGCCCTTGTCAAAAAAGAGGGTCTCGAGAGCAACATCGAAGGCCTCGAAAACGAGATCAAGGACGAGCAGCTCAAGCACAAGAAGAACGAGCTCCACCTCGCCGAACTCTCCCAGAAACTCGAAGAGAACCGCAAAAAAAGCGCGGAGATCAAGACCGAGAAGGAGATGAAGTCCCTTCAACTCGAAGAGGAGATCGCCAAGGAGCAGATCAGCTTCGCCAACGAAGAGATCGAGCGCCTCGACCGCATCATCGAGAGCAAGACCGAGCGCGTGAACGAGCTGAAAGCCCAGATGGACGAGCTCGACGCCAACCTCGGCAGCGTCAAAGAGGAGGTCGATGCGAAACTGGCGGAGATCGACGGCGAGCGCCAGCAGGTCTTTGCCCGCAAACAGGAGCTTGTCTCCCAGATGAACCAGAAGGGTCTCTCCTTCTACCAGAAGATCCGCCGCTGGGCGAAAAACACCACAGCCGTACCGGTACGCAACCAGGCGTGCATGGGCTGTTTCATGGTCATCAGCGACAAGGTCTACGCCGACGTCATCAAGGGTGAAGAGATCACAACCTGTCCGCACTGCGGACGTATCCTCTACCTCGAAGAGGAAGCAACTGCCGAAGCGTAA
- the waaA gene encoding lipid IV(A) 3-deoxy-D-manno-octulosonic acid transferase, producing the protein MKPFSLIYFLLSALLYVAAIPLLLLFSLRSKYRESLPARFFLKGNPPFTPGGIWFHACSVGETRALKPLLAPLSPEEVRISTITQTGQDVAKGYGSEHRYLPYELFMPFWVKPQRALVVLEAEFWYLLFAVARARGAEVVLLNARLSERSFPRYLKLRWFYRRLFARVDKIFCQSDADKARFEQLGASNIEVIGNIKLAQSVTATKRYPKPEGETIVAASTHEGEEAMILEAFRARHAEHPDSRLLVVPRHPERFDAVWELLHGQCDGERIARWSTDGGIDALGEHPVVLVDAMGELNNLYAISDIAVLGGAFKADVGGHNPLEPAHFGCRTLTGTHFFNQRELMRYVDNIAVVENDALTEALLHAEGLRPASINGSVDLQPFFDYLTKESAS; encoded by the coding sequence ATGAAGCCGTTTTCACTCATCTATTTCCTGCTCAGCGCTCTGCTCTACGTCGCCGCGATTCCGCTGCTGCTGCTTTTCAGCCTCCGCTCAAAATACCGCGAATCCCTGCCGGCCCGCTTTTTTCTCAAAGGCAACCCGCCGTTTACGCCGGGCGGGATCTGGTTTCATGCCTGCTCCGTCGGCGAGACCCGCGCCCTGAAGCCGCTGCTGGCTCCCCTTTCGCCGGAGGAGGTACGCATCAGTACCATCACGCAAACAGGCCAGGACGTTGCCAAGGGGTACGGCAGTGAGCACCGCTATCTGCCCTATGAGCTCTTCATGCCCTTCTGGGTCAAACCCCAGCGCGCGCTTGTCGTGCTCGAGGCGGAATTTTGGTACCTTCTCTTTGCCGTTGCCCGCGCCAGGGGGGCGGAGGTCGTGCTGCTCAATGCCCGCCTCTCCGAACGCAGCTTCCCCAGATATCTGAAGCTGCGCTGGTTCTACCGGCGGCTTTTTGCGCGGGTCGACAAGATCTTCTGCCAGAGTGACGCCGACAAGGCCCGTTTTGAGCAGCTCGGCGCTTCCAATATCGAGGTGATCGGCAATATCAAGCTGGCGCAGAGCGTCACCGCCACGAAGCGCTACCCCAAGCCCGAAGGCGAAACGATCGTCGCCGCCAGTACCCATGAGGGGGAAGAGGCCATGATCCTCGAGGCTTTTCGCGCCCGCCACGCCGAACACCCCGACAGCCGCCTGCTGGTTGTCCCCCGCCACCCCGAGCGTTTTGACGCCGTCTGGGAGCTGCTGCACGGCCAGTGCGACGGCGAACGCATCGCCCGGTGGAGCACGGACGGCGGCATCGACGCGCTGGGGGAGCATCCCGTCGTCCTCGTCGACGCCATGGGCGAGCTCAACAACCTCTACGCCATCAGCGACATCGCCGTGCTCGGCGGTGCCTTCAAGGCGGACGTCGGAGGCCACAACCCCCTGGAACCGGCCCATTTCGGCTGCCGGACCCTCACAGGGACGCACTTTTTCAACCAGCGCGAACTGATGCGCTATGTCGACAACATCGCCGTCGTCGAGAACGATGCGCTCACCGAAGCGCTCCTGCACGCCGAAGGGCTCCGTCCCGCATCGATCAACGGCAGCGTCGATCTCCAACCTTTTTTTGACTACCTCACCAAGGAGAGCGCCTCATGA
- the pgeF gene encoding peptidoglycan editing factor PgeF: MITSKLLAEAEGLSHGFSDRAGGESAAPYASFNLAYHVGDDAAVVDANHALLAQRLGYAPERLVHMRQIHSDRIVRCTPEMGFHSRPECDALMTDLLGQPLMVMVADCTPVLLYDPRRRAVAAVHAGRAGALKNIVGKTVAAMHDAYGSDPADLLAVLGPSIGSCCYEIGPEVAQEVQAAGCEGALSLRDGRTYLDVNAIVVKQLEAAGLTAGHIDLPGSCTACRTDRFFSYRAEGGTTGRQAGIIMLK, translated from the coding sequence GTGATCACATCAAAACTCCTCGCCGAAGCTGAAGGCCTCTCCCACGGTTTTAGCGACCGCGCCGGGGGAGAGAGCGCCGCGCCTTATGCGTCGTTCAACCTCGCCTACCACGTCGGGGACGACGCCGCCGTCGTCGATGCCAACCACGCCCTGCTGGCCCAACGGCTCGGGTATGCCCCTGAACGTCTCGTCCATATGCGCCAGATCCACTCGGACCGCATTGTCCGCTGCACCCCGGAGATGGGCTTTCATAGCCGGCCGGAGTGCGACGCGCTGATGACCGACCTCTTGGGCCAGCCGCTGATGGTCATGGTCGCCGACTGTACCCCCGTGCTCCTTTACGATCCGCGCCGCCGCGCCGTCGCCGCCGTGCATGCCGGCCGTGCCGGGGCGCTCAAAAACATCGTCGGCAAAACCGTGGCCGCGATGCACGATGCCTACGGCAGCGACCCCGCCGACCTGCTGGCGGTGCTGGGGCCCTCGATCGGGAGCTGCTGCTACGAAATCGGGCCGGAGGTCGCTCAAGAGGTCCAGGCGGCCGGCTGCGAAGGGGCCCTCTCCCTCCGGGACGGCCGCACCTACCTGGACGTCAACGCCATTGTCGTAAAGCAGCTCGAAGCCGCGGGCCTTACGGCCGGGCATATCGACCTTCCCGGCAGCTGTACCGCCTGCCGCACCGACCGCTTTTTCTCCTACCGGGCCGAAGGCGGCACGACGGGGCGACAGGCGGGTATCATTATGTTAAAATAG
- a CDS encoding apolipoprotein N-acyltransferase, giving the protein MPFLTSLTVAFAIAFAFSAFIYVDYFALPHITAVETLLALFSYYGLLAAPRRTVLQAGFLIGLFWFYWIGFSFRYYGMPWAMPLMTLLFGLVYLLYFGVLALSEQPLIRALLLFGLTFVAPMGFNWMVPELPLLHSYLGVEKWQFALILFALAAVAAFRSPLRFGALLFVAFAYAPAYTPPPPPPLKIKLAATAVPQELKWEKAHQVPTILGNFARIDDAAAEGYDLIILPESVFPLFLNKAPELIDELKARSEKIAIVTGALLFEDGNNYNVTYFFHKGQMQVAKKMVLVPFGEYIPLPKWMGGWVNEVVFDGASDYLAADHPTDFLIGGTLFRNAVCYEATTEALFTGDPNYMIAISNNAWFTPSIEPTLQRLLMTYYARRHHTRIFHCANAAGTGVIE; this is encoded by the coding sequence ATGCCTTTTTTGACATCGCTGACCGTCGCCTTTGCGATCGCCTTTGCGTTCTCGGCCTTTATCTACGTCGACTATTTTGCCCTGCCCCACATCACCGCTGTTGAGACCCTCCTGGCCCTCTTTTCTTATTACGGGCTGCTCGCCGCCCCCCGCCGCACCGTGCTGCAGGCGGGCTTCCTGATCGGCCTCTTCTGGTTCTACTGGATCGGCTTCAGCTTCCGCTACTACGGCATGCCCTGGGCGATGCCGCTGATGACCCTGCTTTTCGGGCTCGTCTACCTCCTCTATTTCGGCGTCCTCGCCCTAAGTGAACAACCGTTAATACGTGCCCTTCTGCTCTTCGGGCTCACCTTCGTCGCCCCGATGGGCTTCAACTGGATGGTCCCGGAGCTGCCGCTCCTGCACAGCTATCTCGGCGTCGAAAAATGGCAGTTCGCCCTCATCCTCTTTGCCCTCGCCGCCGTGGCCGCCTTCCGGTCGCCGCTGCGGTTCGGTGCGCTGCTGTTTGTCGCCTTCGCCTACGCGCCGGCCTATACGCCGCCTCCTCCCCCGCCGCTGAAAATCAAGCTCGCCGCCACCGCCGTTCCCCAGGAGCTCAAATGGGAGAAAGCGCACCAGGTGCCGACCATCCTCGGCAACTTTGCGCGCATCGACGACGCCGCTGCCGAGGGGTATGACCTCATTATCCTCCCCGAATCGGTCTTCCCCCTTTTTCTCAACAAGGCCCCGGAGCTGATCGACGAACTCAAAGCGCGTTCGGAAAAAATCGCGATTGTGACAGGGGCCCTGCTCTTTGAGGACGGCAACAACTACAACGTCACGTACTTCTTCCATAAGGGGCAGATGCAGGTCGCCAAGAAGATGGTCCTCGTTCCTTTCGGCGAATACATCCCCCTGCCCAAATGGATGGGCGGATGGGTCAACGAAGTCGTCTTCGACGGCGCCTCCGACTACCTCGCCGCCGACCACCCCACCGATTTCCTGATCGGCGGGACCCTCTTCCGCAACGCCGTCTGCTACGAAGCGACCACGGAAGCGCTCTTTACGGGGGACCCGAACTATATGATCGCCATCAGCAACAACGCCTGGTTCACCCCCTCGATCGAACCGACGCTGCAGCGGCTGCTGATGACTTACTACGCAAGACGCCACCACACCCGGATTTTCCACTGTGCCAATGCCGCGGGGACGGGGGTCATAGAGTGA
- a CDS encoding RNA pseudouridine synthase — MKKSPNDYRGQSKKLEAKNKIKSKAFAKKDAGRKKPGAQRAKTAEAEESRYVQTRSSGPSDKAYKLLAAQEGISNAKAKELIDRGLVYVGNQKVMIARGELPLKTEFRVQKVERIRPIFENDDLIVVDKPAFLNADEVERQFKGTRLLHRLDRETSGVLMLVKNDAFRERAIEAFRKDEVYKEYVAWVEGVVTEEAVMDEPILTEKRHGKAHSKISKKGKPAVTEIYPMEVSGKKSKLKLIIHHGRTHQIRVHLRAFGHPIVGDEQYGGRRSQRVMLHAKKVELLGMTFEAPEPKLFIHFSA, encoded by the coding sequence ATGAAAAAATCACCGAACGACTACCGCGGACAGAGCAAAAAACTCGAAGCCAAGAACAAGATCAAGTCCAAGGCCTTCGCCAAAAAAGACGCCGGCCGCAAAAAGCCGGGAGCGCAAAGAGCCAAAACCGCGGAGGCCGAAGAGAGCCGCTACGTGCAGACCCGCTCCAGCGGCCCCTCAGACAAGGCCTACAAACTGCTGGCAGCCCAGGAGGGAATCTCCAACGCCAAAGCCAAGGAGCTGATCGACCGCGGGCTTGTCTACGTGGGCAACCAGAAGGTTATGATCGCCCGGGGCGAACTGCCGCTGAAGACCGAGTTCAGAGTCCAGAAAGTCGAGCGTATCCGCCCTATTTTCGAAAACGACGACCTCATCGTCGTTGACAAACCCGCCTTCCTCAACGCCGATGAAGTGGAGCGCCAGTTCAAAGGGACCCGCCTGCTCCACCGCCTCGACCGAGAAACGAGCGGGGTGCTGATGCTGGTCAAGAACGACGCGTTCCGCGAGAGGGCGATCGAGGCCTTCAGAAAAGACGAGGTCTATAAAGAGTACGTGGCATGGGTCGAAGGGGTCGTGACCGAAGAGGCCGTTATGGATGAGCCGATTCTGACGGAGAAACGCCACGGCAAGGCCCACTCCAAAATCTCCAAAAAGGGCAAACCGGCCGTCACGGAGATCTACCCGATGGAAGTATCGGGCAAAAAAAGCAAGCTCAAGCTCATCATCCACCACGGCCGGACCCACCAGATCCGCGTCCACCTGCGCGCCTTCGGCCACCCGATTGTCGGGGATGAGCAGTACGGCGGACGCCGCAGCCAGCGGGTGATGCTGCATGCGAAAAAAGTCGAGCTGCTCGGCATGACCTTCGAAGCTCCGGAACCGAAGCTTTTCATCCACTTCTCCGCCTAA
- a CDS encoding Nif3-like dinuclear metal center hexameric protein has protein sequence MKLGAIYDALDALSPFELQEKWDNSGLIVGDPAQEITTIVLSIDVDEALLEELEEGALLITHHPLIFGGLDALDFTQYPAKLLQTMVKKNIANIAMHTNFDQTHLNRWVAQEVLGESAIDQEGFVACFDVDSDFETFARDVAERFGLAQLKTVRCHERLKRVALVTGSGASLMRGLNADCLLTGDIKYHDAMEAKALGLSMIDIGHFESERFFPEVLAPHLKNFGLTVIISSSKNPFTYY, from the coding sequence ATGAAGCTGGGAGCCATTTACGACGCCCTCGACGCCCTCTCCCCCTTCGAGCTGCAGGAGAAGTGGGACAACTCCGGCCTCATCGTCGGCGACCCGGCGCAGGAGATCACGACGATCGTGCTGAGCATCGACGTCGACGAGGCGCTACTGGAGGAGCTTGAAGAGGGGGCCCTCCTCATCACCCACCATCCACTGATCTTCGGCGGGCTCGACGCCCTCGATTTCACGCAGTACCCGGCAAAGCTGCTGCAGACGATGGTCAAAAAGAACATCGCCAATATCGCCATGCACACCAACTTCGACCAGACCCATCTCAACCGCTGGGTCGCGCAGGAGGTCCTGGGAGAGAGTGCGATCGACCAGGAGGGGTTCGTCGCCTGCTTCGACGTCGATAGCGATTTCGAGACCTTCGCCCGCGACGTCGCCGAACGCTTCGGACTGGCGCAGCTCAAAACCGTCCGGTGCCACGAGCGCCTGAAGCGCGTCGCCCTGGTGACAGGTTCCGGCGCTTCCCTGATGCGAGGCCTCAACGCCGACTGCCTGCTCACCGGCGACATCAAGTACCACGACGCCATGGAGGCCAAAGCCCTCGGGCTCTCCATGATCGACATCGGCCACTTTGAAAGCGAACGCTTTTTCCCCGAGGTCCTGGCCCCGCATTTGAAAAATTTCGGATTAACGGTTATAATTTCGTCATCGAAAAACCCGTTCACATATTATTGA
- a CDS encoding OmpA family protein, whose protein sequence is MKRIAATAVLVAAAVQGQAVERIAMPGPYLGVNLGYATGSVSISTTEKEVCQGDPTCYVANSTADEEVFGVKAFGGYLFNQYFAVEGGYFNLGELSFKDVTNTGEVYKGKLSGQGINMDGLAHLPLLDALTVFARIGVLYAGMSKNYTYSGGILLVNGAPKDMHVTEWDVGYKLGAGVQYDFTPALGVRAEWEGYHLAEAGSRSDYDVNLYSLGVVYRFGIPEPEPEKIVVVKEVPVPGEGTVLEKEVVKEVEVVKKVEVIKEVPKPVIIKKPTERVVLASDTLFDFDKSNVKAEGDAALKQLSGRLQKNDRLVVVGHTDSVGTEVYNMKLSQRRANAVRSRLITLGISPRMIETRAMGESQPVATNATDEGRTANRRVEIEVYAAPKKEL, encoded by the coding sequence ATGAAACGGATAGCCGCGACGGCGGTGCTTGTCGCGGCGGCGGTGCAGGGGCAGGCGGTCGAACGTATCGCGATGCCCGGGCCCTACCTTGGGGTGAATCTCGGATATGCGACCGGTTCGGTCTCCATCTCCACGACCGAAAAAGAGGTGTGCCAGGGGGACCCGACCTGTTATGTGGCAAATTCGACGGCAGACGAGGAGGTGTTCGGCGTCAAAGCGTTCGGCGGCTACCTCTTCAATCAGTACTTTGCCGTTGAAGGGGGGTATTTCAACCTGGGCGAACTCTCGTTCAAGGATGTCACCAATACCGGAGAGGTCTATAAAGGCAAGCTCTCGGGCCAGGGGATCAACATGGACGGGCTCGCCCACCTCCCGCTCCTCGACGCCCTCACTGTCTTCGCCCGTATCGGGGTGCTGTACGCGGGGATGAGCAAGAACTATACCTATAGCGGCGGTATCCTGCTGGTCAACGGCGCGCCCAAAGACATGCACGTGACCGAATGGGATGTCGGCTACAAGCTCGGCGCCGGCGTGCAGTACGATTTCACACCCGCCCTCGGCGTGCGCGCCGAATGGGAAGGGTATCACCTCGCCGAAGCCGGGTCCAGGTCCGATTACGATGTGAACCTCTACTCCCTGGGCGTCGTCTACCGGTTCGGCATCCCCGAGCCGGAACCCGAAAAGATCGTCGTGGTCAAAGAGGTCCCGGTTCCCGGCGAGGGCACGGTCCTGGAAAAAGAGGTCGTCAAAGAGGTGGAAGTCGTCAAGAAGGTCGAGGTCATCAAAGAGGTACCCAAGCCTGTTATCATCAAAAAGCCGACCGAACGTGTGGTCCTGGCGTCGGATACCCTGTTCGATTTCGACAAGTCTAACGTGAAGGCGGAGGGCGATGCCGCGCTGAAGCAGCTCTCCGGAAGGCTGCAGAAAAATGACCGCCTGGTCGTTGTCGGCCATACGGACAGCGTCGGGACGGAAGTGTACAATATGAAACTCTCGCAGCGGCGGGCCAATGCCGTCAGAAGCCGGCTCATCACCCTCGGCATTTCGCCGAGAATGATCGAAACCCGTGCGATGGGCGAAAGCCAGCCGGTGGCGACGAACGCGACGGACGAGGGGCGTACCGCGAACCGCCGTGTCGAGATCGAGGTCTACGCCGCTCCCAAAAAAGAGCTGTAG